Within Triticum dicoccoides isolate Atlit2015 ecotype Zavitan chromosome 1B, WEW_v2.0, whole genome shotgun sequence, the genomic segment TGAACCGGCATTGTTGTAACACGCGCGCATTTGTGCAGGGCGCAGCCGTGGTGGGCAGACTCGGAAGGAGCAGATGGGGGAGGAGGGGTACAGCGAGATGGGGCGCAAGGGCGGGCTGAGCACCAACGACGAGTCCGGCGGCGAGCGCGCCGCCAGGGAGGGCATCGACATCGACGAGTCCAAGTTCAAGACCAAGTCCTAGATGTTCAGTTCAGTGCCTAGCTTAGCAAAGCAACTGACTGCTCGCTCTTGTTTGGATGTAAGCGTGTCCCAGGTACTGAATAATGTAGGTCGTCAGGTACTcggatcttgacgtgagcacgcaTGTACTAGGTGATCATGTGTACCGTGATCGTGTGTGCTTTAGTGTCCCAGCTAGCTTCTGCTAGCTAGTAGTAGGTGTCGTTGTAAGTTGTGACCAAGCTAGGCTGTTGCTCTCTGTAATGTAGTGCGTCTGTCTGTTTGTTATGAATCTGAATCTCCGTCTGTGTGCAATGTTCGCTCAGCAATGTACATGGTATATATAGTTCCCACTTCCCAAGAAATCCTAAACCTACGAACTCAGCGAGATGGACGCCCAATGAATCCCGTTCGGCATCTAACCCTCGAGCATCAAGATAACAGATGGTACTACAATATCTGACTTGGAAGTACCATGTTTATATTAATAATAACTAGCAACGGGAGATAAAATAGTATGCATCTGTGCATAAAAGAATGAACATTTAGCTCATTTAGCTCGGTTTCGTGAAGGAATCAATTCTTTATTTTTTCTTGGCATTTAAGAGTTTTGTACGCCACGAGTTATTCAATCTACTTTTCCTAAGAGTTTTATTCAATCTATTTTTCCTAAGAGTTTTGTTACGTACGCCACATAAGGCCCAGAAGTTACTTTTCCTTTCAATCGAGAGAATTTTAAGTATGAAGTTTTTGAATAttttaaaaaacatgaaaaaaatctTGAACAGTTTATATGAAGTTTTTGAACATTCTAAGAAACATGATAAGAAAATCCTGAACAGTTTAAAAAAATTATGTACAAATTttgaaaaaacacaaacaaaatatgAAGGGGAACatcttttaaaattcacaaacattttatgataATACTAACTTTTTTATAAAAGCaagaacattatttgaatttgtgaacattttttaaacgggAACATGTGTTGAAAATTCATAAGATTTTTCAAAAATGTGTATCTTTTACACAAACATTATTTTTAATTGTGAATGTTCCATTAAGACAAGAATAATTTTCGAATTTGCAGTTTTTTTGGAATGTCCTTTTCCTtttagaaatcttcaacaatttcgaAAAACAATATTTTTTAAAAAAGGAACTTTTTGCAAGTTccgaatatttttaaaatatcaaaaataaaatTGAAATTCCGAACATTTTCGAAGATTTGTTTTCCTAATTCTAAACTTTTTTGGGAATTTTTAGTTTACgaaataaattctaaaaaaaataaacttgtaagggaaataagagatagggaaagtagaataaaaatagaagtaaaaaaCAGATATAAAGAAAAATTGTCCAGCCCGTTATTGATTGTCCTGTGCAAACTCCGACTAATTGTTGCCAGAGCGCAAAATAGAATTTTCTCAACTGTGTGGGCACAAAAATAAGTGGGCTAGCTTCACTGGGCCACAGCCGCGGCCGAGTATGGAAATTCTTTTTCTAGCAGACAAACACATAAGATTTTAGTACCATCttggatagaaaaaaaattcttttagatgggtgaacggatgaaaaaattggcgaAACGCATCTTGCTTTATTAgtaaaataaagagagagagagagagagagagagagagagagagagagtagataTCAGCATATCACAACACAAATGGCAGATCTGAGGAGAAACCCAAAGAGATAGCACACCAAGAGAAATGCAAGAAAAaaagaacaccaccatcgccggagCGTCCTTCGAAAAGGAGAAGAAAACGTCTCCACCAAGCCAAGATCCAAAAGAAAGGCGAGAAAAACGTCTGCATCAAGCCAAGATCCAAAGAAAGTACTGCGTTGTGTGCCTTTGAATAGGCGTTGTCAAGATCCAAAAGAAAATACCGTGTTGTGAGCTTATGAACAGGCGCTGCCACGAAGGGCATCACACTTATCGCTGTGGATTGTCGATCGGAGCACATCTCCACTGCTCTTGACTCACGATTCTAAAGTACTCATGCGGCAAAGCTGCTGAATGGCTCTAGAACCGGCAACCATCTTCCACCTTCGAAGAAACTCTAGATGCACATATCTTGGATGAGACCACCGCCGCAGCACCGGCCACCTCCAACACCAACACTTTCGGCTTCGTGATAGCACCGAAGGAACCGCTAACGCGGCGTGGATGAAGAAGCCAAAGAAACATGACCCTCGACAAGAATTCCACCACTGTCTTGAAGGCCTTGCCTAGACACATATCCGCAACTCCTTGACACCGTCAAGGTGGTGGCCCGATAACTTTTATTCCTGACGAAGAGTTCAGTACCGACCGAGTGATGTCGCCTAAACAAACTAGCCTAGACCTAGACACGAGCCAAAAAGAATCGGGGCTCCCCAACCCTGCTGCCGCCGCTGGAGCGACGAGCGAAGGGAAGGAAAGCCAGCGGCTGTGCCGGCGTAGGAACTGCTCGCGTATCACCTCGAGCGAGGGAGAGGAAACGGAATTGCCTCACTACAATTTCTGACGCTATGGTCGTTACGTTACGTTGCTGAAAAACGTGTGCGGTTGAGGTAAAGCGGCCGGTCTTGTGAACAATCTCGTAAAACAAGCTAATACTCCCTCAATACTCCCTCAGTGAGTTCTAACCTCTGACCAAAAGCTAATTTTTTTCTCTAATACGTACGAGTGTGCGTACTTTACTATAAAGGAGTGGGGAAAAGAGCCCCTCCACATTAGTGTTTACATATTACATGAACACGATTCCACCACTACTACTACCACCTCGACTATATAGTAACTCCTCGCACTAGCCCACATTTCCACCTCGTGAAAGAATCCGTGATCAACCCCGCTTGTTTCCACGCTCTACCCTCCTGGCAAATTCTAAGAATAACATAGTTCTTGGATGGCGAGGCCCCATCGAAGATAATGGCATTACGGTGCTTCCACATCTCCCACATGACCAAGATGAGAATTGTCGCTTGATCCCCCTTCTGCTTGGTTGCACCTCCCTTATCTATGCACCAGTCTTCAATTTTGCTGCCCGTCGTCGCCATCCTCTCCATCTTGCCCATAGCTTGTAGGACCGCCGTCCATATCTCCTTTGCAAACATGCAGTGTAGCATGAGGTGGTTGGTTGACTCTTCCTCTTGGTCACATAGAGGGCAACTGTCCTGATGATTAAGGCCTCGCCTGGCTAGTCGGTCAGAAGTCCAACACCGGTTTCGCGCTGCGAGCCATATGAAGAAACGACATGGTAGAGGCGCCTTGGCTTTCCAGGTGAATTCTGCCATTGGCGCCACCTCCCGTGCCCAGAATAAAGCCTCATACGCAGATTTTGCAGAGTATTCACCGTTCCTCTCCCAAGTCTAATTGACAGTGTCTTGCTCATCCTGAACTAGCTCCACATCCACCACCCTAGACCACAGCTTCATGTATTCATCTAGCTCATCTGAAGTCATCTCCGGTCTAATGTCCCTAGCCCATGAGTGGTCAAGCATGGCCTAGGCAACAGTACGGTTAGCCCGCACCCGGTTTTTTACCCTGCTGTAAATCAACGGTGCAATATCCTTGACTCCCTCTCCATCTATCCATTTGTCCTCCCAAAACATCGTTCTGTTACCATTGCCCACAATGGCACTGGTGGCCGCATTGCAAATCTGAAGAGATGCCGCCGGAACATTTATCTTGAATTCAGACCAGGGTCTGTCACCGTCCGCTTTTTGTAGCCAAATCCACCGTGCTTGCAGCGCAATGTTCATCCATTTGAGATTCGGAATTCCTAGCCCACCAGCCCACATAGGCGCACATTGCCCACCATTTGCTTGAGCTTCAGCGCACCAAAGGAATCCGCGACAAATTTTGTTCACTGCCTTAATGGTTTTTTGTGGTAGATCAACTGCAAGCATCATGTGTATAGGAATCGCGCAAAGAACTAAACAAATTAAGGCCTTTATCGATTTATGCTCATGCATATGTGTGATTAGGCTAGCACCGCAACGAGTTAATAGCAAAGGAACTAACACGTACTTCATAGGCTAAGTATTGTTTCTCTCATCTCTTTTGTGCCCGTctaattgtagcgaccagacctcaaacagtctaatctttgtgcatcagtgtcatccctggatcggtaatgctgacacgcacagtacttgaaggatttataacagagtagcaatcatacacttattacatcgaatgtctcaaaagagaacttattacaataaatatggcttaaggccatctacaaACGATAACagtagaaggcttggaagataaagtgagtccatcaactccaatggcatcactgagtgaaagatcatgacctaaggcaccttactcatcgtctgaaaagtctgcaacatgaacattgcatcccggaacgggtcagcacatggaatatgctggcaatgtaacacacagaAAGTAATGAACAGAaagatgctatcactacatgcaaatttggctggtggaaagctctatggttacagttttgcataaagccaattttttcctacaacaaaggaataaattttattgaactatcatggtggttgtttaaacattgagaaggttcctccaactcaatcccaattaagcatcatcatttaacccaatcaaaattaaattaagtaacatgatgagatcaacatgataatccaggaactagatactcaaaacgtccataaccggggacacggctaaccatgattagtttgtacactctgcagaggtttcgcacttttccccacaagactcgaatacatccatggtcggagaaacaagacacagtctttctgaaacaataactctttactctgggtggacagttacacctactttcccctacatctgctagcacaccactgaaagaggtcttgcaacgtactcaactatgctagagcccataatagcttgtggctgcacacagaaatttctagcatgaataatcttatgatccctttgagcctgggtggcggtccataggagaatcacacggtaccccgggatttccaaaaatacaggcaacactgggttccccagttgcctcaatccacccagatgtgaattaaagtagccaccttaagttaaccattaattaacaatactcatatctgtcatggatacactcacccaatccacgtctacaagcatagcatagcaatataagcatcatagaagtaactcccaaaggtttgataataaacaggacaataggtactacctcatatacttcccgaaacccacatattaatcagatcctaaccatgcaattgtttgagtattgatctaatgcaataaaactgggtagtaaaaaggtatgatcaaagtgttacttgccttgctgatgatccgtgaaacctagagactcgtagtagcatgcttcgcactccgggtactgtatcgcaaacaaacaagcatacaataagcactcaactagaagcacgggtaaaactcaaataagagatcttaaccagaaatttcaacttaagaactccgatttgcaaaaagaatcaaaccgaacGAAACAAGGAAACTCAAATTACGGAAGAAACAAGCtttatttactaatctggacttcggTCAAATTTTAAGTAGTAAAATCATGTTTaaattggttaaacagaaagagggtttcgagacgaaactctaggcgtttgaatcgcctgattctgataaacgagcgaagagaaaaactaaaacgaaaatcagggcagaaatcgcgataaaaaataactgctaaaaaccctggaaaaaactaacgaacaggctaacgaacggacgttcgctgtctgcggctaaacggtaaaactcgttcgttaaaacgaatgaacgagcggGCGCTCGCTAAGAAAATAAACcgtaaaaaaaataaaccgatctaaaaaataaaacctagggttttctaaacaAACGAATCTGTTTTCtctagaaaaccggcggcggcgggcggctacctcgacggggctccggcgagatccggcggctccggcggggtctGGTGGGGCGGCGGGGCTCCTGGGCGACGGCGGGGCGGCAGCGGCAGGCGGCNNNNNNNNNNNNNNNNNNNNNNNNNNNNNNNNNNNNNNNNNNNNNNNNNNNNNNNNNNNNNNNNNNNNNNNNNNNNNNNNNNNNNNNNNNNNNNNNNNNNNNNNNNNNNNNNNNNNNNNNNNNNNNNNNNNNNNNNNNNNNNNNNNNNNNNNNNNNNNNNNNNNNNNNNNNNNNNNNNNNNNNNNNNNNNNNNNNNNNNNNNNNNNNNNNNNNNNNNNNNNNNNNNNNNNNNNNNNNNNNNNNNNNNNNNNNNNNNNNNNNNNNNNNNNNNNNNNNNNNNNNNNNNNNNNNNNNNNNNNNNNNNNNNNNNNNNNNNNNNNNNNNNNNNNNNNNNNNNNNNNNNNNNNNNNNNNNNNNNNNNNNNNNNNNNNNNNNNNNNNNNNNNNNNNNNNNNNNNNNNNNNNNNNNNNNNNNNNNNNNNNNNNNNNNNNNNNNNNNNNNNNNNNNNNNNNNNNNNNNNNNNNNNNNNNNNNNNNNNNNNNNNNNNNNNNNNNNNNNGGGGTGGTTCGGGTGGTggtggggtcggcggcggcggtatttaagagggggggggggcggcgctggCATGAAGGAGGGGGCGCTGGGTCGGGGTCAGCCTAAGGAGGCGTGCCCCGGTCGGACTCGCGTCGGCGGCGGGATGGACTCCCTCCCGCGGGGgaaggcagcggcggcgcgggcttGGCCCGGCTCTGCTGGACCTTCGGCCCAGTCCGGCGCGTGGagattttttttaaaatgttccaccgtaaataaatcctagaaaaataaataaaaatctaaagatgccaaaacaaattttcgtcgtctaaataaaatatttagaacaagatgaacattttcttggcccaaaaatgcaattttgaaatacggcaatttttctaattcgaataaaattgcaataaaagccaaataaaataaaataaattgattttaacatttttcctctaatatttcatttattttggagaagtcattttatcccctcatatatttttattttagaaatattaggaaaaaataatcaaaaccaattgatccccttttccaaatttgagaaaactcaaatatgaaaataacaaaatccccaactctctccgtaggtccttgagtttcgtagaatttctaggatcaaaccaaaatgcaataaaatatgatataaaatgatgatctaatgtataacattccaaattgaaaatttgggatgttacaaacctatcccccttaagatgaatctcgccctcgagattcgggttggctagaaaataggtgagggtggtccttccgtaggtcttcctctcgttcccaagtggcttcatccttggtatggtggctccactgaactttgcagatcttgataaccttgctgcatgtgactcagctggcaaactcgagaatcttcactggtttctcttcataggtcaagtcgctatccaactgaatcgcttccagtggcagtgtatccctcagaggaatatcggccatctctgcgtggcacttcttcagctaGGAAACgttgaacacatcgtgaactcctgacagtccttcaggcaattccaacttgtaagcaacttctcccatacgttccaaaactttgtatggtcccacaaaacatggtgctaactttcccttaactccaaaacgcttaactcctcgaagcgggaactgttagagttataatataagtcatgtacccctttgtatttatcccgttgtataaggggtttcctgcatatgtttCACACCTGTGcatgtatatatatcggcctatggcctcatgggaatacaagttgcttattcctaacatggtattagagcattAGGTTTTTTTCTCGCACGCTGCAACTCGTGCTCGATCCCATCTCACGGCGCCGCCCGTCTTTCTCTTGGCCCGACGCCGCTGCCATCCACCTCTGCCGCATGTCTCCATTCGTGCTGCATCACCCCCGATCGCGCCCCTTCTGCTCGATCTGCTGATCCGCTAGCTGGAAGGGCGACGTTGACTGCACGACCACGCGTGGAGCTGCTCGATCTACCCGCGGAGCTGCTCGATCTGCCCGCCAGCCCGTCACGCACGGGTCCAGATCGATCTGCCCGTCCGCCCGTCACACACAGCCCGTCACACACGGGTCCAATCTTCTGCCTGTGTGGCCGCCAGCGCGTGCTCAACCGGCTGTTTACGCACGCTCGCCAGATTCTTTTGGTCTGCTCCGTGATCCTCGATCTCACCCCTGACTGCTGATGCGGTTCTCGTCCAGACCCTCTGCTGGTTCCCTTCcggtaaaaaaaagaagaaaaaaaaggtgcGATGTCTCTGTCCTCAGGCTATGTTACTGTCCCTCGCTGTCCGGTGATCTTCGATGGTACTAACTACACCGAGTTCATTGGCTTCATGCGCATTCACATGCGTGGCATCCGTCTTtggggtgttctttctggcgaggtctgCTGTCCGCCACGTCCGGTTCCTTCGGTGGCCCCTACTCCGCCGACTCCACTGGTCTTCCTACGGATGCTaatcaggccgccaaggatgcggctAAGCTTGCTGATGAGGCTGCCGATCGTGCTTATGAAGAGAGGGCCTTGGCTTATGAGGAGGCTCTTCAGACGTATCATGGTGCTCTGTCGGTTTATACCCAGTGGCCtgatgatgatgctcgtgctgcaGCTGTTCTCACTGCTAGTGTTCTGCCTTAGTTTGCTTCTGAGTTTCTGGGTCTTCCTACTGTCTTTGAGATGTGGACCCGTCTTCGTCAGCGCTATgagccctctggtgatgccttatacctttctgtggtccgtcaggagcatgctcttcagtagggtgactctactgttgatgacttctatGCATAGAGATCTGCTATCTGGCGCCAGCTTGATTCTCTCCGCAGTGCTGGTTGTCGTACTTGCTCCTGTTGCCAGGTTGTCTAGGCCAATTTGGAGTTTCATCGCGTCTACGAGTTCCTGTCTCGGCTCCGTAAGGAGTTTGAGCCCCGGCGTGCTGAGTTGTTTGCTCGTGGCTGTATTTCTCTCATGGAGCTACTTTCTGAGATTCATGCTGAGGAGACTCGCTTACGTGGTGCTGGTTTGCTGGAGGTTCCCTCTATGCTCGCTACTTGACCTCCTTCCATGCCACCTGCTGCACCGACCCCCTCTCGCTCGAGTGCTTCGCCGCTCCTGCCCACTCCTTCTGGAGGCTCAGGTCGCCCTCGTCCACATTGCGACTACTGCAACAATGATGGTCATATTGAGTCCCAGTGCTACAAGAAGAGGAAACACCTGCGTAAGGCGCGATCATCATCTTCAGGGACTTCGTCATCTACCTCGACAACTTCAGATATTGCTTTGACTGAGCAGGATATTCTGAGACTTAAGCGTCTGCTCGCGACTTCAGGTTCTTCCTCGGCGGGTACTGCTGGTTCTGTGACTAATGCTTCTCGCACTGAGCAACCaccctctacacagtcaggtacatccccatgggttctggactctggagcttcttttcatatgtcttctcattcttcCATTTTGTCCTCTCTTCGATCGCTGGATTCTCCTGTTCATGTTCTCACTGCTGATGGTACTCCACTTTCTATTGTTAGTAGAGGCAATCTTACCACTCCTTCTTATTCTGTTCCTGATGTttctcatgttcctcgacttaccatgaatctgttttctgctggtcaatttactgattctggttgtcgcgtcatccatgacgttgactcttgttctgtccaggaccgtcacacgcacactctggttggggctggccctcgccgccgtgattctcagggtctttgggagttggactggcttcatgttccttccgctgccaccaccatcGCCAGTTCCTCCGCTTCAGTCGCCTCTGTTACTGGTTCCTtcaagcagtggcatcatcgacttggtcatctgtgtggttctcggttgtcgtctttagttcgtcgaggtcttctggggtctgtctcaggagatgtctctttagagtGTCAGGGTTGTCGTCTAGGTAAGCAGATTCAGTTACCATATTCACATAGTGAGTCAGTGTCTAAGCGTCCGTTCGATTTAgtccattctgatgtatggggtctgactcctttcgcttcgaaaggtggtcataaatactatattattttcatagatgatttctctcgttacacATTGCTTTATTTCATGACTTCTCGTAGTGAGGTGTTGACTATTTATAAGCGTTCtgctgccatggttcatactcagttctcttcacccattcgtgTTTTTCATGCTGACTCCGCTGGTGAGTATATCTCTAAGATGTTGCGTGGTGTTCTTGCTGAGCAAGGGACTCTCTCtcaattctcttgtcctggtgctcatgctcagaatggtgtggccGAGCGCAAGCATCGACatcttcttgagacggctcgtgcattgATGATTGCTGCCTCTCTCCCGCCTTATTTTTGGGCTGAGGTCGTCTCCACCTCCACCTATCTTATCAATATACAACCTTCTGCTGCTCTACAGGGTGTTGTTCCTTTCGAGCGTCTTTTTGATCGTTCTCCCGATTATTTGATGCTtcgcttgtttggttgtgtttgctatgttcttcttgcccctcgcgaacgcaccaaactgaccgctcagtctgttgagtgtgtcttcttaggctacagtgatgagcataagggccatcgttgttgggatcctatcggtcgtcggatgcgtatctctcgagacatgacttttgatgagtctcgtcccttctacccaTGCCCATCTTCCTCGACTTTTTCAGTGGAGGATACctctttcctcacttttcctgaCTCACCTATCACCCCCGTCGAGCCTGTGTTTATTCATTCCACTCCCTCTGCTTCTCCACCTCTCGTCGATTTGCAGCTACCATCTTCCCCAATCTCCTCGCCTAGCATGTCAGTGGATTCTacaccttcatctccggtgacttctTCGTCGCCACCCCCCAAGTCTACCTTGGCAATTCCTCCTTCTATTGTTCCATCTTTTCCTCAGCATTACACTCGTCGTTCACGACCTGTGGATGCCTCTGTGGATGAGTTGCCGTCTTcctctcagcctacttatggcttgcgttctcgtcctcgtccgcctgttgatcgctttggatttcccactgctggtgctgctgttcttgagccgacttcttatcatcaggctgttgttcatcctgaatggcaatttgcgatggcagaggagattgctgctcttgaacgcactggtacctgggatcttgtttctcttcctcccggagtccgtcccatcacttgtaagtgggtctacaaggttaagacttgctccgttgattctcttgagcgtcacaaagctcgtcttgtggctcgtggttttcagcaggagcatggtcgtgattatgacgagacttttgctcctgtggtcCATATGACCACTATTCGTACACTTCTTGCCATTGCGTCTGCACGCCACTGGTCtatatctcagcttgatgttaagaatgcctttcttaatggtgagctgcgtgaggaggtatacatgcagccaccacctggggattttgttcctgatggcatggtatgtcgtcttcgtcgatctctctatggccttaagcaagccccccacgcctggtttgagcgttttgcctctgtggtcactgccgctggtttttcagccagtgctcatgatccagcattgtttattcacctttctcctcgtggtcggactcttcttcttctctatgttgatggcATGATCATCATTGGGGATGACCCagagtatattgcctttgtaaaggcccgtcttagtgagcagtttcttatgtctgatcttggacctcttcgctactttcttgggattgaagtctcttctacctctgatggcttttttatatcccaggaaaagtatatccaggatcttcttgctcgtgctgctcttactgacgagcgcattgttgagactcctatggagctcaaggttcacctccgtgctactgatggtgatcctctccctgacccgacgcgttatcgtcatcttgttggcagtcttgtctatctagctgtcactcgtccggacatctcttatccggttcatattctgagtcagttcGTCTCTGCTCCCACATCGGTTCACTATGGTCATCTCCTTCGTGTTCTTCGATATCTTCGGggcacgatctctcaccgtctattctttcctcgctccagttctttacagcttcaggcctattcggatgctacgtgggctagtgattcttcagatcgccgttcactttctgcttactgtgtttttcttggtggttctctcattgcctggaagacgaagaaacagattgcagtttcccgttcgagtgctgaggctgagttgcgagcaatggctcttttgac encodes:
- the LOC119306466 gene encoding em protein CS41, whose translation is MASGQEKGRSELDSLAREGQTVVPGGTGGKSYEAQEKLAEGRSRGGQTRKEQMGEEGYSEMGRKGGLSTNDESGGERAAREGIDIDESKFKTKS